In a single window of the Vitis vinifera cultivar Pinot Noir 40024 chromosome 6, ASM3070453v1 genome:
- the LOC100246547 gene encoding GABA transporter 1 gives MYMTIPYSFGSASHFSFKKREMGVFNTGSTAADEGEEAAAPQQQKDLDAGALFVLKSKGSWVHCGYHLTTSIVAPPLLSLPYAFTFLGWAAGILCLVVGALVTFYSYNLISLVLEHNANMGRRHLRFRDMAHDILGPRWGQYYVGPIQFLVCYGAVVASTLLGGQCLKTIYLLSHPDGSMKLFEFVIIFGGLMLILAQLPSFHSLRHINMVSLVLCLAYSACATGGSIYIGNSSKGPKKDYSVNGDAEDRLFGVFNAIAIIATTFGNGIIPEIQATLAPPVKGKMFKGLCICYTVVTVTFFSVAISGYWAFGNQSDSLILSNFLDNGKALVPKWFILMSNMFTIIQLSAVGVVYLQPTNEVLEKTFGDPTSGEFSARNVIPRVIARSLSVVSATTIAAMLPFFGDINSVIGAFGFMPLDFVLPVVFFNLTFKPSKRSLLFWVNVTIAVVFSALGVIAAVAAVRQISLDAKNYRLFANL, from the exons atgtatatgaccATCCCATATTCATTTGGCTCCGCTTCTCATTTCTCCTTCAAGAAAAGAGAGATGGGTGTATTTAATACAGGCTCAACTGCAGCGGATGAAGGAGAAGAGGCAGCCGCTCCTCAGCAGCAAAAGGACCTTGATGCCGGTGCTCTCTTTGTTCTTAAATCCAAAG GATCGTGGGTGCACTGTGGGTACCACTTGACAACTTCAATTGTTGCTCCACCTCTCTTGAGTCTCCCATATGCATTTACATTCTTGGGATGGGCAGCTGGAATCCTCTGTCTAGTGGTGGGGGCTCTCGTCACTTTCTATTCTTACAATTTGATCTCCCTGGTTCTCGAACACAATGCCAACATGGGCCGCAGACACCTCCGCTTCCGCGACATGGCTCATGACATTTTAG GGCCAAGATGGGGTCAATATTATGTGGGGCCAATTCAATTCTTGGTCTGTTATGGTGCCGTTGTTGCCTCTACTCTGCTAGGAGGACAATGCCTGAAG ACAATTTATTTGCTGTCACACCCAGATGGGAGTATGAAACTTTTCGAGTTTGTGATCATATTTGGAGGCCTAATGCTGATTTTAGCTCAACTCCCATCTTTTCACTCACTCAGGCACATCAACATGGTTTCCCTGGTCCTATGCCTCGCCTACAGTGCTTGTGCCACAGGCGGTTCCATTTATATCG GAAATTCATCCAAGGGGCCAAAGAAAGACTACTCCGTGAATGGTGACGCTGAAGATCGCCTTTTTGGGGTCTTCAACGCCATTGCTATCATTGCCACAACATTTGGGAATGGTATCATCCCTGAAATTCAG GCAACGCTGGCACCACCAGTGAAGGGGAAGATGTTCAAGGGACTGTGCATTTGTTATACAGTGGTTACGGTGACTTTCTTCAGTGTCGCCATTTCTGGCTACTGGGCATTCGGCAACCAATCCGACAGTCTCATCTTGAGCAACTTCTTGGACAATGGCAAAGCCTTGGTGCCAAAATGGTTTATTTTGATGAGTAACATGTTCACAATCATCCAACTTTCAGCAGTTGGGGTG GTTTACCTGCAGCCCACAAATGAAGTGCTTGAAAAAACATTTGGAGATCCAACAAGCGGTGAGTTCTCTGCCCGCAATGTCATCCCAAGGGTCATAGCTCGATCACTATCCGTTGTTTCAGCAACAACTATTGCAGCAATGCTTCCATTCTTTGGAGACATCAATTCAGTGATTGGAGCTTTTGGTTTCATGCCCCTCGACTTTGTCCTGCCTGTGGTTTTCTTCAACTTGACATTTAAGCCTTCAAAACGAAGTCTCCTTTTCTGGGTAAATGTTACTATCGCTGTGGTTTTCTCAGCATTGGGGGTTATAGCAGCTGTTGCAGCAGTTCGGCAAATAAGTCTTGATGCAAAAAATTATCGGTTATTTGCTAATTTATga
- the LOC100854857 gene encoding uncharacterized protein LOC100854857, translating to MPTESDKWGWKHVSVFGGFDKGSGTKRWKCNHCNLRYNGSYSRVRAHLLGFTGVGVKSCPAIDRSLREAFQILEEERLARKKKRTSGSGKTGKRIRTSQPSVTCVWKTIAKEDVDDIVARFFYADGLDFNIVNSPYFLEMTKAIAAFGPGYEPPTTEKLSDLFLSKEKAKIEKAMALVRESWPHTGCTILCVNRLCRTQGRYYTNIFVSSPRGLMFLKALDINDGDGMDNMFVDVLSDAIMEVEPTNVLQIISNLGHASESFESLILSKFRHLFWSPCTSHSICVLMEDITKLDWIKPIVLCAKEIDECILTYQRSSLCVLTLESSDPLSTKFAPSYCIVERIFELKQALLGVVVSEEWKQWKLTIQEDVLNVETAILGDNFWSRACSLLQFFEPFVRLLTTLDIEKSVMGDVFNWRVQALEAVKSKGVDDILLNQLELLIESKWDMLFSPLHASGYILNPKYFGKGQSKDKTIMRGWKATLDRYESDSATRRVLREQLSSYWRLEGSFGEEDAVDCRDKMDPVAWWENFGFETPHLQTLAIKILSQVSSVSMYQETWQDNEFLCQTAVNGLGVERTEDLVFVRNNLRLHSQRNGNSSSSPGNRNQSSSPASGDKTWESVHIDQMKGIVNVHNIL from the coding sequence ATGCCAACAGAATCTGATAAATGGGGATGGAAACATGTTAGTGTGTTTGGTGGGTTTGACAAGGGAAGTGGTACAAAAAGATGGAAATGCAATCACTGTAATCTACGATATAATGGATCTTATTCACGTGTTAGAGCACACCTTCTTGGGTTCACAGGTGTAGGGGTTAAAAGCTGCCCAGCAATAGACCGGTCGCTGAGAGAAGCTTTTCAGATCCTAGAGGAGGAGCGCCTTGCtcggaaaaagaaaagaacttcTGGAAGTGGAAAGACTGGCAAGCGTATCCGGACTTCACAACCAAGTGTTACTTGTGTCTGGAAAACTATTGCAAAAGAAGATGTAGATGACATAGTAGCCAGATTTTTTTATGCTGATGGGTTGGATTTCAATATTGTCAATTCCCCCTACTTTCTTGAAATGACCAAAGCAATTGCTGCTTTTGGCCCTGGATATGAACCACCAACAACGGAGAAGTTGTCTGATTTGTTTCTGAGTAAAGAGAAGGCTAAGATAGAGAAAGCCATGGCTCTAGTTAGGGAGTCCTGGCCTCACACAGGCTGCACGATACTCTGTGTCAATCGGTTATGTCGTACGCAAGGCAGGTACTATACTAATATCTTTGTCTCAAGTCCAAGAGGGCTTATGTTCTTGAAAGCACTAGATATAAATGATGGTGATGGGATGGACAACATGTTTGTTGATGTTCTTAGTGATGCAATCATGGAAGTTGAACCTACAAATGTGCTTCAGATAATCTCAAATCTAGGCCATGCCAGTGAATCTTTTGAATCCCTTATATTGTCAAAGTTCCGTCATCTATTTTGGTCCCCTTGCACTTCACATTCTATCTGTGTGTTGATGGAGGACATAACTAAACTGGATTGGATAAAACCCATTGTGTTATGTGCTAAGGAAATAGATGAATGCATCCTGACGTATCAACGTTCCTCTCTGTGTGTTCTCACTCTAGAGAGCTCTGATCCACTTTCCACCAAGTTTGCCCCTTCATATTGTATAGTCGAGCGAATTTTTGAGCTAAAGCAAGCACTCCTAGGTGTAGTTGTTAGTGAAGAGTGGAAACAATGGAAGCTTACTATTCAAGAGGATGTCCTCAATGTTGAGACCGCCATTTTAGGGGACAATTTCTGGAGCAGGGCCTGTTCATTGTTGCAGTTTTTTGAGCCCTTTGTAAGATTACTTACTACACTTGATATTGAAAAATCTGTCATGGGTGATGTTTTTAATTGGCGGGTTCAGGCACTGGAAGCTGTGAAGAGTAAGGGAGTCGATGACATTCTGTTGAATCAACTGGAATTGCTGATAGAGAGCAAATGGGACATGTTATTTTCCCCTCTTCATGCTTCAGGTTATATACTTAACCCTAAATATTTTGGGAAAGGGCAATCCAAGGATAAAACAATAATGAGGGGTTGGAAGGCCACTCTAGATAGGTATGAGTCTGACAGTGCCACCAGAAGGGTTCTTCGAGAGCAGCTGAGCTCTTACTGGCGACTAGAGGGATCCTTTGGGGAGGAAGATGCTGTGGATTGTAGAGACAAAATGGACCCAGTTGCATGGTGGGAGAATTTCGGTTTTGAAACACCCCATCTACAAACACTAGCTATAAAAATTCTGAGTCAGGTTTCAAGTGTTTCCATGTATCAAGAGACTTGGCAAGATAATGAGTTTTTGTGTCAAACAGCAGTCAACGGGTTGGGAGTGGAGAGGACGGAAGATCTAGTGTTTGTTCGAAACAACCTTAGACTTCATAGTCAAAGAAATGGGAATTCAAGCTCTTCACCCGGCAACAGGAATCAAAGTTCAAGCCCAGCATCTGGAGATAAGACATGGGAGAGTGTTCATATTGATCAAATGAAGGGGATAGTAAATGTCCATAATATATTGTAA
- the LOC100251616 gene encoding glucomannan 4-beta-mannosyltransferase 2, translated as MAEISAKTLIPETFQGTRLDIAGQIGLVWELVKAPLIVPLLRVAVYICLTMSLMLFVERLYMGIVIILVKIFWKKPDKRYKWEPLREDLESGNSNFPHVVVQIPMYNEKEVYKLSIGAACGLSWPADRLVIQVLDDSTDPAIKNLVETECQRWAAKGINIRYQIRENRVGYKAGALREGLKRSYVKHCEYVAIFDADFQPEPDYLKRAIPFLVYNSDIALVQGRWRFVNADECLMTRMQEMSLDYHFTVEQEVGSATHAFFGFNGTAGVWRIAAINEAGGWKDRTTVEDMDLAVRASLKGWKFVYLGDLQVKSELPSTFKAFRFQQHRWSCGPANLFRKMVMEIVRNKKVRFWKKVYVIYSFFLVRKIVAHMVTFCLYCVVLPLTILIPEVEIPIWGIVYIPSIITTLNAVGTPRSIHLLFYWILFENVMSFHRTKATLIGLLEAGRANEWVVTEKLGDTLKNKANTKAAAKRPRFKIGDRINTMELGFSAFLFFCACYDFLYGKYYFYVYLFLQTITYFIVGIGYVGTIVPS; from the exons ATGGCTGAGATTTCTGCAAAGACGCTCATTCCAGAGACGTTCCAGGGGACGAGGCTGGACATTGCGGGGCAAATTGGATTGGTGTGGGAGCTGGTGAAGGCGCCATTGATAGTTCCTCTGCTGAGAGTGGCGGTGTATATATGCTTGACCATGTCACTGATGCTGTTCGTGGAGAGGCTATACATGGGAATTGTGATCATCCTGGTGAAGATCTTCTGGAAAAAACCAGATAAGCGTTACAAATGGGAGCCCCTGCGTGAAGACTTGGAGTCCGGTAACTCGAATTTCCCCCATGTGGTCGTGCAAATCCCAATGTACAACGAAAAAGAG GTTTACAAGCTCTCCATTGGAGCTGCATGCGGACTTTCTTGGCCGGCCGATCGTCTCGTGATCCAAGTCCTCGATGATTCAACAGACCCTGCTATCAAG AACCTGGTGGAGACGGAATGCCAGAGATGGGCAGCCAAAGGCATCAACATAAGGTACCAAATCAGAGAGAACAGAGTGGGGTACAAAGCAGGAGCTCTGAGAGAAGGCCTGAAGCGGAGCTACGTCAAGCACTGCGAGTACGTGGCCATTTTCGACGCCGACTTCCAGCCGGAGCCCGACTATCTGAAGAGAGCCATCCCCTTCCTCGTCTACAACTCGGATATTGCTCTTGTTCAAGGTCGCTGGAGATTTG TAAATGCGGACGAGTGCTTAATGACAAGGATGCAAGAGATGTCATTGGATTATCATTTTACAGTGGAGCAAGAAGTTGGATCAGCTACTCATGCCTTCTTCGGTTTCAATG GTACAGCTGGTGTGTGGAGAATTGCAGCTATCAACGAGGCTGGTGGGTGGAAGGACAGAACAACCGTGGAGGACATGGATCTTGCCGTCCGTGCTAGTCTCAAGGGCTGGAAATTCGTTTATCTTGGTGATCTTCAG GTGAAAAGTGAGCTGCCTAGTACTTTCAAGGCCTTCCGCTTTCAGCAACACAGGTGGTCCTGTGGTCCAGCCAATTTGTTCAGAAAAATGGTGATGGAGATTGTAAGAAACAAG AAAGTGAGGTTTTGGAAGAAGGTATATGTGATCTACAGCTTCTTCTTAGTGAGGAAGATCGTGGCCCATATGGTCACCTTTTGCCTTTACTGTGTGGTACTTCCCCTCACCATTTTGATCCCAGAGGTTGAGATTCCTATTTGGGGGATTGTTTATATCCCCTCCATCATCACCACATTGAATGCAGTTGGAACTCCAAG GTCAATTCACCTACTGTTCTACTGGATTCTTTTTGAGAATGTGATGTCTTTCCACCGGACCAAGGCCACTCTTATCGGTCTGCTAGAAGCAGGGAGAGCTAATGAATGGGTTGTCACTGAAAAACTAGGCGATACTCTCAAGAACAAGGCCAACACCAAAGCAGCAGCCAAGAGACCTCGATTCAAGATCGGAGACAG AATCAATACCATGGAGCTGGGATTTTCTGCTTTCCTCTTCTTCTGCGCATGCTATGATTTTCTGTATGGGAAGTACTACTTCTATGTGTACCTTTTCCTCCAAACCATTACCTACTTCATCGTTGGAATTGGGTACGTGGGGACCATTGTCCCTAGCTAG